The sequence ATGCCAGACCCACCGGGCCCAGCCAGAGGCCGAGGAAGCCGACCGTGTAGAAGGCCACGAACGCCGCCACCACGGGCCGCTGGTCGGAGAACTTCGAGGCGATCCAGGGCACGACCATCGAGACCGGGATGCCGATCGCGGTGAAGACGCCCAGCACCAGCCCGGCCTGACCGGTGGTGTAGCCGCCGTCCGTGAGGATCTTCGGCAGGAAGCCGAACATGATGTAGGCCACCATGCTCTGCGTGCCGAAGTACGCGGCGACCGACCAGGCGAGCTTGCTCCGGACCAGGGTCCGAGGCCCGAGATCGCTGCTGCCCGTGTCCCGCTCCGGCTCACTGCGCAACAGCGCAAGCCACGGAATGGCGGCGACAGCGGCCAGCGCCGCCCACACCCCGAGGGCAACGTGCCAGTTGCCGTCGGCGGCCCGCTCGATCGGCACCGTAGCGGCGGCCGCGAGCATCGTGCCCACCGCGAGGGCGGTGGTGTAGACGGTGGTCATGGTCCCGGCCCTGCCCGGGAAGTGGCGCTTGATCAGGGTGGGGATGAGCACGTTGCCCACCGCGCCCCCGGACAGCGCCACGGCGCTGCTGAGCAGGAACACCCCCGGCGAACCCACCATCGCGCGGACCAGCAGGCCGGCGCCGAGGGTGATCAGGGCGAACAGCAGCAGCCGGTGCTCACCGATCTTCCTGGCCAGTGCCGGCGTCACCGCACCGACCGAGGCGAAGATGAGCACGGGTAGTGTGGTGAGGAGCCCGACCCCCACTCCGGACATGCCCAGACCGGATGAGATCTGGTCGAGGACCGGTCCCACGCTCGTGACGGCGGTGCGCAGGTTCAGCGCGGCGAGGACGATTCCCGCCACAAGCAGCCAGGCCAGGGATCCCGTCGTTCCACCGGTGCGGCCCCGGGTCTCCTGGGTGAGCACGGTCATGGGGGGCTCAGTCCTCCTCCAATTGATTCACCCAATCGTAGGATGATTGGCTGACTGCAACTGTAACAGGAGTAAAACGTCACTTTGTTCCTGTCCCCCTGAACTCTGACAACGTGAAAGCCGGGCCACGCTCTCCTTTACAGGGCGTGACCCGGCTTTTCCACGCGTCCGAGGCGGGGCTCAGACGCGGACTCTCAGATACGCGGTCCGGGAGCCGGCGGCGGCTCCTCGCCCGGCCGGCGCCCGGCAGGCGGCAGGGGGCCGCTGCCCGGCGGGGGGAGCGGGGACTCCGGCGGGTACTCACCGCCGACGGTGCGCGGGGGTGCCGGCTGGTCGAAGCCGTAGCCGCCTGCCGGGCCGCCGGTGGGACGGTCCTCCAGGTCCAGGCCTCCGCCGCCGCCGCCGGTGCCCGGCCCGTAGTCACCCGTGCCGTGGTCCTGCGGGCCGGGCACGTCCCCGCGCCAGGCGCCGGTCTCGCCGCCGCGTGCCTCGATGAACGTCTTGAACCGCTCCAGGTCGCCGCGGACGCGCAGGCGGACGATCTGCAGCCAGTCACCGACGGTCTCGACGAAGCCCTCCGGGTCGTACTCCATCTGGAGCGTGACCCGCGTGGTCTCCGGGTTGAGGTGGTGGAAGGTCACCACGCCGGCCTGGTGCGGGCGGTCGACGGACTTCCAGGCGACCCGCTCGTCGGGGTGCTGCTCGGTGATGTCGGCTTCGAACTCGCGGCGGACCCCCGCGATCTCGACGACCCACGCCGTACGGGTGTCGCTCAGTTGCTTGACCGACTCGACGCCTTCCATGAACTCGGGAAAGCTCTCGAACTGGGTCCACTGGTTGTAGGCCGTCCGGATCGGGACGTTCACATCGACGGACTGTTCGATCGTGCTCACAACTCTGCCTCCCTCTTGTGGGTTCGGGGAGCAGACCTGCCCGAGGGGGTCGGGCCCTAACTACCTGCGGCGCAAAAGCCAGTAAAGGCCGAGGATCGGAAGCAGGAGCGGGATGAACACGTAGCCGCTGCCGTAGCCGGACCAGACCGTGGCGCGCGGGAACGCCTCGGGGTCCGCCATGCTCAGGGTGCCGACGATGAGCACCCCCGCCAGCTCGATGCCGCAGGCGGCCAGCGCCAGCCGCCGGTCGCCCCGGGCCAGCGCCACGGTGAGCACGACGTAGACCGCCGCGGCGAAGGCCGACAGCGAGTAGGCCAGCGGGGCCTCGTCGAAGCGCGTCGCGATCTGCACGGCGGCACGCGCCCCCGCGGCCAGGGCGAACACCCCGTAGACCGCCACCAGCGCACGCCCCGGCCCGCTGCCGATGGCCGGGTCGCTCATGCCGTCCCCTGCCAGATCTGCAGCAGCCGCCCGACCATGGCGCAGATCGCGAAGGCCGCCACCGCGATCACGGCCGGCCCCCACCGCGAGCGCTCGCCGATCCCCCAGAAGGCCGCGATCGGCGGGATCACCAGGGTGCCCGCGAGATAGCCGATGAGGGTCGCCGTCTCGTCCGGGCCCTCGCCCCGGACCATGCCGGCGATCGCGAACCCCGCCTGGACGAGCAGGCCGACCTCCAGCACCCCGAGCGCGACGAGAAGAACGGTCCCCATGGGCTTGTCGCGCGCGGTGGTCACGAGGCTGAACGCCACGATCACCAGCGACAGCACGATCACGCCGGCCGCGAGCGAGCCGATCATCGGTACATCACAGGGGCAAGGGACATGAGCAGTAGGGTACTGCCCGGCCCCGCCGCCCTCCCCGCCGCGCCGC comes from Streptosporangium roseum DSM 43021 and encodes:
- a CDS encoding CynX/NimT family MFS transporter, with the protein product MTVLTQETRGRTGGTTGSLAWLLVAGIVLAALNLRTAVTSVGPVLDQISSGLGMSGVGVGLLTTLPVLIFASVGAVTPALARKIGEHRLLLFALITLGAGLLVRAMVGSPGVFLLSSAVALSGGAVGNVLIPTLIKRHFPGRAGTMTTVYTTALAVGTMLAAAATVPIERAADGNWHVALGVWAALAAVAAIPWLALLRSEPERDTGSSDLGPRTLVRSKLAWSVAAYFGTQSMVAYIMFGFLPKILTDGGYTTGQAGLVLGVFTAIGIPVSMVVPWIASKFSDQRPVVAAFVAFYTVGFLGLWLGPVGLAWAFAVLVGIGMGSFPLALTMLALRTRTPEATAALSAFGQSTGYLIAGAGPLVVGVMHESTGGWTLPFLLLFAVVGVQLVTGWYAGRSRYLEDERALAG
- a CDS encoding SRPBCC family protein is translated as MSTIEQSVDVNVPIRTAYNQWTQFESFPEFMEGVESVKQLSDTRTAWVVEIAGVRREFEADITEQHPDERVAWKSVDRPHQAGVVTFHHLNPETTRVTLQMEYDPEGFVETVGDWLQIVRLRVRGDLERFKTFIEARGGETGAWRGDVPGPQDHGTGDYGPGTGGGGGGLDLEDRPTGGPAGGYGFDQPAPPRTVGGEYPPESPLPPPGSGPLPPAGRRPGEEPPPAPGPRI